A single window of Myxocyprinus asiaticus isolate MX2 ecotype Aquarium Trade chromosome 34, UBuf_Myxa_2, whole genome shotgun sequence DNA harbors:
- the LOC127425359 gene encoding protein JTB-like — translation MCTRAMESDCRIPMSCLRPRILALHALFWGLVSLRVFGAALLSDEKAAVTVTKAVTAPCWQMEEFVVAKECSACDGFQSKTLAACSLTGYVEKINCTKSNRDEYKSCRSTKMEEHLFWKFEGTMLTLTVVFAILVVARQRSLDRQASDKVRRQIESI, via the exons ATGTGCACCAGAGCAATGGAGAGTGACTGTAGGATCCCCATGTCATGTCTGAGACCCCGAATCCTGGCCCTGCATGCCTTATTTTGGGGTTTAGTGTCTCTAAG AGTGTTTGGAGCCGCTCTTCTTAGCGATGAGAAGGCTGCag ttaCAGTTACAAAGGCAGTGACTGCACCATGTTGGCAGATGGAGGAGTTTGTGGTGGCTAAAGAGTGCAGTGCATGTGATGGTTTTCAATCG AAAACATTAGCAGCATGCAGCCTAACAGGATATGTAGAGAAGATCAACTGCACCAAGTCTAACAGAGATGAATACAAGAG CTGTCGCTCTACCAAAATGGAGGAGCACCTCTTCTGGAAATTTGAGGGCACCATGCTGACTCTCACTGTAGTCTTTGCAATACTGGTGGTTGCTAGGCAACGGTCACTTGACCGCCAAGCCTCAGACAAGGTTCGTAGACAGATAGAATCTATTTAG
- the LOC127425360 gene encoding cocaine- and amphetamine-regulated transcript protein-like, whose product MDSVKAAVYLSVCLSLLCACRGQMSPDNQLSSHEEQFIKRDLAEALEDLLDGDQDNRISVEKKASVIPRCDVGERCAMKHGPRIGRLCDCLRGTACNTFFLRCY is encoded by the exons atggacagcgtcAAAGCGGCGGTATACCTGAGCGTTTGCCTGTCGCTGTTGTGCGCCTGCCGAGGTCAGATGTCACCGGACAACCAACTGTCCTCGCATGAGGAGCAGTTCATCAAAAGAGACCTG GCTGAGGCGCTCGAGGACCTTTTGGATGGAGATCAGGACAATCGGATATCTGTGGAGAAAAAAGCTAGCGTCATACCAAGG TGCGACGTGGGGGAGCGCTGCGCCATGAAGCATGGACCACGCATCGGGCGACTGTGTGATTGTCTGCGTGGAACCGCCTGCAACACGTTCTTCTTGCGCTGCTACTGA